A window of Pyrobaculum aerophilum str. IM2 contains these coding sequences:
- a CDS encoding ATP-binding cassette domain-containing protein, whose product MVIVRFEEVSKYYRKSRFGNEFVVALDNVSFEIDGGIVGLNGPNGAGKTTAIRLMLRLIEPTKGRVVTNFSPYDVGYIPQEAHPDEFLTLYENMVLILRLHGLSKDKSRTVARELVTKFDLMSHADKPAFKLSEGLKRKSIVLPILFGLEKRCYVLDEPFEYLDYETRMAVISRLRELKVSGAAVVLSTHNLYEAKNILDKAIILKNKLVKIVEENEISRLEEFLIAS is encoded by the coding sequence ATGGTTATTGTTAGATTTGAGGAAGTGAGTAAATACTACCGTAAGTCTAGATTTGGAAATGAGTTTGTAGTGGCTCTTGACAACGTCTCGTTTGAGATAGATGGCGGCATTGTGGGCCTTAATGGGCCTAATGGGGCGGGCAAAACTACTGCAATTCGTTTAATGTTGAGACTTATTGAGCCGACGAAGGGTAGGGTGGTTACTAATTTCTCGCCTTATGACGTTGGTTATATTCCACAAGAAGCTCATCCAGACGAGTTTTTAACGCTTTATGAAAACATGGTTTTGATCTTAAGACTTCACGGGCTTTCTAAAGACAAGTCGAGGACTGTGGCGCGGGAGTTGGTTACTAAATTTGACTTAATGAGTCATGCGGATAAGCCAGCGTTTAAGCTTTCAGAAGGCCTTAAAAGGAAGTCTATTGTGTTGCCCATCTTATTTGGCTTAGAGAAAAGGTGTTATGTGTTGGACGAGCCTTTTGAGTATTTAGACTACGAGACTAGAATGGCTGTGATTAGTAGACTGAGGGAGCTTAAAGTCTCGGGCGCCGCGGTTGTGTTGTCTACTCATAATTTATACGAGGCTAAGAACATTCTCGACAAGGCGATAATATTAAAAAATAAATTAGTGAAAATTGTTGAGGAGAATGAAATAAGTAGGCTAGAGGAGTTTCTTATTGCGTCATAA
- a CDS encoding YcaO-like family protein, producing the protein MICYILPTDISIPIALVILRRKDLPVGHGLGSAAALNLKQAIREALREALQSAATAHYIYAAAESVELNEIKSLQHVVSSMSNAAINKLLNIINSTQLI; encoded by the coding sequence ATAATATGCTACATCTTACCAACAGATATTAGCATACCTATAGCATTAGTAATTTTACGCAGAAAGGATTTGCCAGTGGGACATGGCCTAGGTTCTGCAGCGGCGTTAAATTTAAAACAAGCAATCAGGGAAGCCTTAAGGGAGGCCCTACAATCGGCAGCTACTGCGCACTATATATATGCTGCTGCAGAAAGTGTTGAGTTAAACGAGATAAAATCGCTACAACATGTAGTATCTTCGATGAGTAACGCCGCTATTAATAAGTTGCTTAACATAATAAATAGTACTCAGTTGATATAG
- a CDS encoding PaRep2a protein, which translates to MRYTIAEYGEKYAEPLISEYALRKAFWWEGEWRGKPMSCFVTEKKAICKIGDKMAAFYVFDTPQGVYLRPEIKLIDDWIKVAHRGDDGS; encoded by the coding sequence ATGAGGTATACCATCGCCGAATACGGCGAGAAATACGCCGAACCGCTAATCAGCGAATACGCCCTGAGGAAGGCCTTTTGGTGGGAGGGAGAGTGGCGCGGTAAGCCGATGTCGTGTTTCGTGACGGAGAAAAAGGCGATATGCAAGATAGGCGATAAGATGGCCGCGTTTTATGTATTTGACACGCCGCAGGGAGTGTACCTAAGGCCAGAAATCAAGTTAATAGACGACTGGATTAAAGTGGCGCATAGAGGAGATGACGGCAGTTAA
- the speE gene encoding polyamine aminopropyltransferase → MSKVPGPIVLMEPLSGKTSLIIKINAIHVSKRSKYQGILIVDTDDYGRTLVLDDYIQSSYYDEIYYHESLVHPAVTTHPRPSDVLILGGGEGATLREVLKHNTVKRAVMVDIDGDVVELSKKYLPQMHQGAFDDPRSEVRIEDGFVYVENALKRGEKFDVVIMDLTDPYSSDIAKQLYTPEFFGKVKRLLREDGIVVTQAGNSFYFPEAYDYVLQGVKGNFPIIAEYSVWIPSFGYAVNFVLGSLKHDPHSLSAEEVDKRLSERGVRAEFYSGKTHIALMNMPVIKKILRV, encoded by the coding sequence ATGTCAAAGGTGCCGGGTCCAATAGTGCTAATGGAGCCGCTTAGCGGGAAGACGTCGCTGATAATCAAGATAAACGCAATACACGTTTCGAAGCGTTCTAAATATCAAGGGATTTTAATAGTAGATACTGATGATTACGGCAGGACCTTGGTATTAGACGACTATATTCAATCCTCTTATTACGACGAGATTTACTATCACGAATCGTTAGTGCACCCCGCAGTGACCACTCACCCGCGTCCAAGCGACGTCTTAATACTGGGAGGGGGCGAGGGGGCTACTCTCCGCGAGGTGCTCAAACACAACACTGTGAAAAGGGCTGTTATGGTGGATATTGACGGCGATGTGGTGGAGCTGTCAAAAAAATACCTCCCGCAAATGCATCAAGGCGCATTTGACGACCCCCGTAGCGAAGTGCGTATTGAAGACGGTTTTGTCTACGTGGAAAACGCCTTGAAACGCGGCGAGAAATTCGACGTGGTGATAATGGACCTCACAGATCCCTACAGTTCAGACATTGCAAAACAGCTTTACACGCCGGAGTTCTTTGGCAAAGTAAAGAGGTTGCTACGAGAAGACGGAATTGTAGTGACGCAGGCAGGCAATAGTTTCTACTTCCCAGAGGCATATGACTATGTCCTACAGGGGGTGAAGGGCAATTTCCCAATAATTGCTGAGTACAGCGTGTGGATCCCCTCCTTCGGATACGCGGTGAATTTCGTACTGGGCTCGCTCAAACACGACCCCCATTCGCTAAGCGCCGAGGAAGTGGACAAGAGGCTGTCTGAGAGGGGAGTGAGAGCGGAGTTTTACAGCGGCAAGACGCACATAGCATTAATGAACATGCCCGTCATTAAAAAGATACTCCGTGTCTGA
- the coaBC gene encoding bifunctional phosphopantothenoylcysteine decarboxylase/phosphopantothenate--cysteine ligase CoaBC has product MSEVEAIRGTYSNLLREKRIVLLVSSGISLYKSIDTARLLIRHGAEVYAFMTPKAARLVSSDLFWWATGRRPVVRLTGKAEHIEICAKADVVLVAPATANTLVKLSLGIADNAALTCALAAANAKLVVAPAMNLAMWNTEPVRNALERLEKRGYIVPPIIEEGKAKYPPPEEIAEYVIDATAPRDYAGVRALVTAGPTHEHIDDVKYITTPSSGLTGYYFAREAAARGARVTLVTGPTNLKPPPNVEVVKVTSVLEMYKAVVERASENDLFIFSAAPLDFYVEGRIAGKLDSFLSQYQLTLRQAPKAAQEVKRLNPGAVVIGFKAEYGVSEEELIERAKRRMESGEWDFALAHDVSKMGFGTLKDQYLLIHRDGKTTRLGPAHKRELARLVLTLARGQLKSSD; this is encoded by the coding sequence GTGTCTGAGGTAGAGGCAATTAGGGGCACGTACAGCAATTTGCTGAGAGAGAAGAGGATAGTACTACTTGTCTCCTCGGGCATTTCGCTTTATAAATCTATAGATACGGCGCGGTTATTAATCAGACACGGCGCCGAAGTTTATGCCTTCATGACTCCAAAAGCGGCGCGGTTAGTCTCGTCGGATCTCTTCTGGTGGGCCACGGGGAGGAGGCCCGTGGTAAGGCTGACGGGCAAGGCGGAGCACATAGAGATATGCGCCAAAGCCGACGTAGTTTTAGTCGCCCCTGCCACCGCAAATACTCTTGTGAAGCTGTCGCTGGGAATTGCCGACAACGCAGCCCTCACCTGCGCCTTGGCCGCTGCGAACGCCAAGCTGGTAGTGGCGCCTGCGATGAACTTAGCCATGTGGAACACAGAGCCTGTGAGAAACGCCTTAGAGAGGCTTGAAAAACGCGGCTACATAGTGCCGCCCATTATTGAAGAGGGGAAGGCGAAATACCCCCCGCCTGAGGAGATAGCGGAGTACGTAATCGACGCCACAGCGCCTAGGGACTACGCGGGAGTGCGGGCGTTGGTCACCGCCGGACCAACCCACGAGCACATTGACGACGTTAAGTATATCACAACGCCCAGTAGCGGGCTCACCGGGTATTACTTTGCCAGAGAGGCGGCGGCGAGGGGGGCAAGGGTTACGCTAGTGACGGGGCCGACTAATTTAAAGCCGCCGCCCAACGTGGAGGTAGTAAAGGTGACCTCTGTGCTTGAGATGTACAAGGCGGTAGTGGAAAGGGCCTCGGAGAACGACCTCTTTATTTTCTCCGCAGCCCCTCTGGACTTTTACGTGGAGGGCAGAATCGCCGGCAAACTTGACAGCTTCCTATCTCAATACCAGCTGACGCTTAGGCAAGCCCCCAAGGCGGCGCAAGAAGTAAAGAGGCTAAACCCCGGGGCTGTTGTCATCGGCTTTAAGGCAGAATACGGCGTCTCAGAGGAGGAATTAATAGAAAGGGCAAAGAGGAGGATGGAAAGCGGAGAGTGGGATTTCGCCTTGGCACACGACGTGTCTAAAATGGGGTTCGGAACTTTAAAAGACCAATACCTCCTAATCCACAGGGACGGAAAGACTACGCGGCTCGGGCCCGCGCATAAAAGAGAGCTGGCGCGCTTAGTGCTTACCTTGGCGCGCGGCCAGTTGAAGAGTTCTGATTAG
- a CDS encoding transcriptional regulator, with amino-acid sequence MSFERALSAVRALLARELVERGLSVNETAKLLGLTAAAVSMYISGKRGGELVQELAKDERVMGLIKNHADILVDAARKGIRGPVDLTELAKVISNIMSQRGQHADLEELIRSRIRLEQETASRAMTYSYKVKNPLIRALFMQIAADSLRHAEILTMILDYLGGRLRAEGIDLNEEELEVLAAEEGSMRESIADLYRIGDPVLRALILSIELDEEKHFQLIRTLQLAARQGKH; translated from the coding sequence GTGTCTTTTGAGAGGGCGCTTTCCGCGGTTAGGGCGTTGCTGGCGAGGGAGCTGGTGGAGAGGGGGCTGAGCGTCAACGAGACTGCCAAGTTGCTGGGGCTAACCGCTGCCGCGGTCTCTATGTACATCTCGGGGAAGAGGGGCGGAGAGCTTGTGCAAGAGCTCGCGAAGGACGAAAGAGTTATGGGCCTCATTAAAAACCACGCCGATATTTTAGTCGACGCGGCGAGGAAAGGGATAAGAGGGCCTGTTGACTTGACTGAGCTGGCGAAGGTGATTTCTAATATAATGTCGCAGAGGGGCCAGCATGCGGATTTAGAAGAGCTTATTCGGTCTAGGATTCGGCTGGAACAAGAGACGGCCTCTAGGGCAATGACTTATTCTTACAAAGTGAAGAACCCCTTGATCAGGGCTTTGTTTATGCAAATTGCCGCTGACAGCTTGCGCCACGCGGAGATTTTGACAATGATCCTAGATTATCTAGGGGGGAGGTTGAGGGCTGAGGGAATTGATTTAAACGAGGAGGAGTTAGAAGTGTTGGCGGCTGAGGAGGGCTCTATGAGGGAGAGTATCGCCGATTTGTACAGAATTGGCGACCCGGTGTTGAGGGCGCTTATTCTCTCTATTGAGCTAGACGAGGAGAAGCATTTCCAACTAATCAGAACTCTTCAACTGGCCGCGCGCCAAGGTAAGCACTAA
- the malQ gene encoding 4-alpha-glucanotransferase — MLRGAGVLLHITSLPGGCFVGDLGPEAYKFADSLAYAEQTYWQTLPINHTVPEYENSPYSAVSSYAGDPVLISLELMKRDGLIDSVPQCPPAERADYIKAWEVKRKALEKALKRAGRLSDYRHFKDVTPWLDDYAYYMAMRERFGPWPVWPKEEPPPASLELYKFAQFVFWTQWERFKEYVNSLGIFLIGDLPFYPSLDSVDVWRNKKYFKVGEDGRPLYVAGVPPDYFSATGQLWGNPVYNWEALERDGFKWWVNRLKHAVTVFDYVRLDHFRGYVAYWEVPGGETTAVRGRWAPSPGRRLFEAAAAAVDLGRLIAEDLGYITPEVEALREELGLPGMRVLQFAWDGNPANPHKPHNHVKNAVVYTGTHDNNTAVGWYKEEATARARREFKKYSNCAGEVHWCFIKLAHMSVANVAIVPVQDLLGLGSEARMNRPGTVGGNWKWRLGAQPEPRVWKRLRDVTRTYGR; from the coding sequence ATGTTAAGAGGCGCCGGCGTATTATTGCACATAACCTCGCTGCCAGGGGGCTGTTTTGTCGGCGACTTGGGGCCGGAGGCGTATAAATTCGCAGACAGCTTGGCATACGCAGAGCAGACCTACTGGCAGACACTGCCCATAAACCACACAGTCCCCGAGTACGAGAACTCCCCCTACAGCGCCGTGTCTAGCTACGCCGGAGACCCCGTTTTAATAAGCCTTGAGTTAATGAAGCGCGACGGCTTAATAGACAGCGTTCCCCAGTGCCCGCCCGCGGAGAGAGCCGATTACATAAAGGCCTGGGAGGTAAAGAGAAAGGCGCTGGAAAAGGCTCTGAAGAGGGCCGGGAGGCTGAGCGACTACCGCCATTTTAAAGACGTCACGCCTTGGCTTGACGACTACGCCTATTACATGGCCATGAGGGAGAGGTTCGGGCCGTGGCCTGTATGGCCTAAGGAGGAGCCGCCTCCCGCGTCACTGGAATTATATAAATTCGCCCAGTTCGTCTTCTGGACGCAGTGGGAGAGGTTTAAAGAATATGTAAACAGCCTGGGCATTTTCCTCATCGGCGACCTCCCCTTTTACCCAAGTCTCGATAGCGTAGATGTGTGGAGGAACAAAAAGTATTTTAAAGTGGGAGAAGACGGGAGGCCGCTGTACGTGGCTGGGGTACCCCCAGATTATTTCTCGGCCACTGGACAGCTGTGGGGAAACCCCGTTTACAACTGGGAGGCGCTGGAAAGAGACGGCTTTAAGTGGTGGGTTAATAGGCTTAAACACGCAGTGACAGTTTTTGACTACGTCAGGCTGGACCACTTCAGGGGATACGTGGCGTATTGGGAAGTGCCGGGGGGCGAGACGACGGCAGTTAGGGGGAGGTGGGCGCCGTCCCCCGGGAGGAGGCTGTTTGAAGCAGCCGCCGCGGCTGTAGACCTCGGCAGATTAATCGCCGAGGACTTAGGCTATATAACCCCGGAGGTGGAGGCGTTGCGAGAAGAATTGGGGCTGCCGGGAATGCGGGTTTTACAATTCGCCTGGGACGGAAACCCAGCCAATCCCCACAAGCCGCACAACCACGTGAAAAACGCCGTGGTGTACACGGGCACTCACGACAATAATACAGCAGTCGGCTGGTATAAAGAAGAGGCCACTGCCCGGGCCAGGCGGGAGTTTAAAAAGTACTCAAATTGCGCCGGAGAAGTACACTGGTGTTTTATAAAACTGGCACACATGTCCGTGGCAAACGTGGCAATAGTCCCCGTGCAAGACCTACTGGGACTGGGTTCAGAGGCCAGGATGAATAGGCCAGGCACTGTGGGGGGCAACTGGAAGTGGAGGCTTGGGGCCCAGCCGGAGCCGCGCGTTTGGAAGAGGCTTAGAGACGTCACGAGGACTTATGGCAGATAA
- a CDS encoding PaRep2a protein, with translation MTVKAVKAACVKVALPEAFSLPRKFGVSWGCFTQGAFYGVDAVVAEGGVKGLYFRYVLPYDAIAKRYLAVYKRREEREEGSYRLPQYFADALYELAAKYEVELAQDAVYVNGVEVDKWLCKRPTAEGCVRGVIDFLRNPPREALKSQKAWRELRRELYRAVAQWHRQCFGREPMGLIEGIVKRLEEYFAMCQLYNFIKRELGGRASLYASDFSLRRAFWWDGEWMGAPASCFVTEREAVCKWGNAKWKFLVRTTTDGVYIKPESPLYQEWIKVVHRCGDS, from the coding sequence ATGACAGTTAAGGCGGTTAAGGCGGCGTGTGTAAAAGTGGCGCTACCAGAGGCCTTTTCCTTACCGCGCAAATTCGGCGTCTCTTGGGGGTGTTTCACGCAAGGGGCCTTCTACGGCGTTGACGCCGTTGTGGCAGAGGGGGGCGTTAAAGGCCTGTATTTCCGCTACGTGCTACCCTACGACGCAATCGCTAAACGCTATCTGGCAGTTTACAAGCGGAGAGAGGAGAGGGAAGAGGGAAGCTACAGACTGCCGCAGTATTTTGCAGACGCGCTTTACGAGCTGGCGGCGAAATACGAAGTTGAGCTGGCGCAAGACGCTGTTTATGTAAACGGCGTTGAGGTGGACAAGTGGCTGTGCAAGAGGCCGACGGCCGAGGGATGTGTTAGAGGCGTCATAGACTTTCTCAGAAACCCGCCCAGAGAGGCCCTTAAGAGCCAGAAGGCGTGGAGGGAGTTGAGGAGGGAGTTGTACAGAGCGGTGGCCCAGTGGCATAGGCAGTGTTTCGGCCGCGAGCCGATGGGCTTGATAGAGGGGATTGTAAAGAGGCTTGAGGAGTATTTTGCCATGTGCCAGCTATACAACTTTATCAAGAGAGAGCTGGGAGGGAGGGCGTCACTATACGCCTCTGACTTCTCGCTGAGGAGGGCCTTTTGGTGGGACGGGGAGTGGATGGGGGCGCCCGCGTCGTGTTTTGTGACGGAGAGGGAGGCGGTATGCAAGTGGGGGAACGCCAAATGGAAGTTTTTAGTGAGGACAACAACAGACGGCGTGTACATTAAGCCTGAGAGCCCCCTCTACCAGGAGTGGATTAAAGTGGTTCACAGGTGCGGCGACAGTTAA
- a CDS encoding PaRep2a protein, which yields MAALKDWYRRCFKWPIMPGEEGKLVRRIELYYGMCEMAKTAIAEYGEKYAEPLISEYALRKAFWWEGEWRGKPMSCFVTEKKAVCKVGDKMATFYVFDTPHGVYLRPEIKLIDDWIKVAYRGDDS from the coding sequence ATGGCGGCGTTAAAGGACTGGTACCGCAGATGTTTTAAGTGGCCCATCATGCCGGGCGAGGAGGGCAAATTAGTAAGGCGGATTGAACTGTATTACGGCATGTGCGAAATGGCAAAGACCGCAATTGCTGAGTACGGGGAGAAATACGCCGAACCGCTAATCAGCGAATACGCCCTGAGGAAGGCCTTTTGGTGGGAAGGGGAATGGAGGGGAAAGCCCATGTCGTGTTTCGTGACGGAGAAAAAGGCTGTGTGTAAAGTAGGCGATAAGATGGCAACGTTTTATGTATTTGACACGCCCCACGGCGTGTACCTAAGGCCTGAAATCAAGTTAATAGACGACTGGATTAAAGTGGCGTATAGGGGCGATGACAGTTAA
- a CDS encoding PaRep2b protein, whose product MATENVIRLAEATRDDLPKIDATRGERTVTALLSLVTGGLFGVTVERALAERGKWTVGALGIASAVRSTPSNFYNAFSSVSGDEKPSEAKKLTFRIATLLADPAMREILAGRQGVEVRVEQKTENGKKYIYITFVDKDGHELLKAPWDADRGLMPLWAEGEVVELFKEVGKLAVAVSSGSKPLEELNEEEWKKVVETVRRVKKAIEWTVKAVAIGALPTDAVLLPGSEYVRGTSSYLSQTFTYWALAKDRIGLVRVYPSEEGLKPMWRVEGKYTEAVREVLSVGRAVFENLLALNQQLKSGIDLRTALADVKMNDKLKADLEQAAGEFWSRVNELLARWKQLEREVNEKEDEEREKVINEIDKLGKYLRVLLPLAYAVEAYKRGELSREEAALAVIFAVLYDGTVFRGEIQLVVGGPEHEEEPIMTHNHFTVFWLWALKELGFKPSAVYRGRGSQIIAYRGDKLNELLEAITPMLPLLYQLRDAIAKFADAFRVVTHEAIKRKFGIEWAYDVRNERFFKKLEEVVTMAEDYVYRNIAVERGPLDTSGSHPKTVIRFKLDGEEIASINVYWTGKVLHAKFAGSREKAERLASILRALGGQAEVKRVGKRWVVQLYTDGIAAIRHGDWLKAVRGFVDELKDKGLISENRYDQLMRDLEAGPNTVKFAGVEFTVNYRGQSDKIHVRYHPGSEASKNAIVDTLKARGLKEGVHFTVNIVGAERYEIRVTKEAYAKAVEALAQSGLREGEHYSVYGKRREIRVRAEHKDAVINALKGAGLEEGKDFTVRSGGVYTIYITYDGLREIQRMALNGDLEAEKFIRELEDVLKRRHGDDAVKKLIEILTPAREEGTIDLPLTVYDDRGNLIARVVDLKYEFVKGKRKGRRSTGQPVNQCAGEDCRLRVIVEYEVGGERRQLKMEWYWSKVQKKKGETTVTYFFEIARPTVKDDVEVAVLKTLTGKAKRGEVYLLADQLDALRRFKPLRDAVDKWREGRPQKGSTSRL is encoded by the coding sequence GTGGCTACGGAGAACGTAATAAGGCTTGCGGAGGCTACGCGAGACGATCTTCCCAAGATAGACGCCACTAGAGGAGAGAGGACAGTGACCGCTTTGCTATCGCTTGTAACTGGCGGCCTATTCGGCGTCACTGTGGAGAGGGCATTGGCGGAAAGAGGCAAATGGACAGTAGGCGCTCTTGGCATTGCGTCAGCAGTTAGGAGTACACCCTCAAACTTCTACAACGCGTTTAGCTCAGTCAGCGGCGATGAGAAGCCTTCAGAGGCCAAAAAGCTGACCTTCCGCATTGCCACTTTGCTGGCAGATCCCGCAATGAGAGAAATACTGGCCGGCAGACAGGGCGTGGAAGTACGCGTAGAGCAAAAAACAGAAAACGGCAAAAAGTACATTTATATCACGTTTGTAGACAAGGACGGCCACGAGCTCCTCAAAGCCCCATGGGATGCCGACAGGGGGTTAATGCCGCTTTGGGCTGAGGGAGAGGTAGTAGAGCTGTTTAAAGAAGTTGGCAAATTGGCTGTGGCTGTCTCCTCCGGCTCTAAACCGCTGGAAGAGCTGAACGAGGAGGAATGGAAAAAAGTGGTAGAAACAGTGAGGAGGGTGAAAAAGGCAATTGAATGGACCGTCAAGGCCGTTGCAATCGGCGCACTGCCCACAGACGCTGTCCTATTACCTGGGTCTGAGTACGTCCGCGGTACCTCCTCCTACCTCTCGCAGACATTTACCTATTGGGCGCTAGCTAAGGACAGAATTGGGCTCGTAAGAGTATACCCCTCCGAGGAGGGGCTAAAGCCGATGTGGCGCGTTGAGGGCAAGTACACTGAGGCGGTGCGCGAGGTGCTGAGTGTAGGCCGCGCCGTGTTTGAAAATCTATTGGCGCTTAACCAGCAGTTGAAAAGCGGCATTGATCTGAGGACGGCTCTAGCTGACGTTAAAATGAACGATAAATTAAAAGCCGATTTGGAACAGGCGGCCGGCGAGTTCTGGAGCCGCGTTAATGAGCTGTTAGCACGGTGGAAACAGCTAGAAAGGGAGGTAAACGAGAAAGAAGACGAAGAGAGGGAAAAGGTAATAAATGAGATAGACAAACTGGGCAAGTACCTCCGCGTCCTCCTGCCACTGGCGTACGCAGTGGAGGCGTACAAGAGGGGAGAGCTGTCTAGAGAGGAGGCGGCTCTGGCGGTGATTTTCGCAGTGTTGTACGATGGGACTGTGTTTAGAGGCGAAATTCAGCTTGTAGTAGGCGGCCCCGAGCATGAAGAGGAGCCGATTATGACTCACAACCACTTCACCGTGTTCTGGCTTTGGGCGCTGAAGGAGCTCGGCTTTAAGCCCAGCGCAGTGTATAGGGGCAGAGGCTCGCAGATCATTGCCTACAGAGGCGACAAGCTGAACGAATTGCTGGAGGCGATAACGCCGATGCTACCCTTGTTGTACCAGCTTAGAGATGCCATTGCAAAATTCGCCGATGCGTTTAGAGTTGTTACGCACGAGGCGATTAAAAGGAAATTCGGCATTGAGTGGGCATATGACGTGAGGAACGAAAGGTTTTTCAAAAAGCTAGAGGAAGTTGTTACAATGGCAGAGGACTACGTCTACAGAAACATCGCCGTAGAGAGGGGGCCGCTGGACACGAGCGGAAGCCATCCGAAGACCGTAATCCGCTTCAAGTTAGACGGGGAGGAAATAGCATCTATCAACGTGTACTGGACTGGTAAAGTACTACATGCTAAGTTCGCCGGCTCTCGCGAAAAGGCGGAGCGCCTGGCCTCTATCTTAAGGGCTTTAGGCGGCCAGGCTGAGGTTAAGCGCGTAGGTAAGAGATGGGTAGTCCAGCTCTACACCGACGGCATTGCTGCCATTCGCCACGGCGACTGGCTTAAAGCAGTGAGAGGCTTTGTGGACGAGCTTAAAGACAAGGGACTGATCAGCGAGAATAGGTACGATCAGTTAATGAGGGATCTAGAGGCCGGCCCCAACACCGTTAAATTCGCCGGTGTGGAGTTCACGGTTAACTACAGAGGCCAGAGCGACAAAATACACGTACGATATCACCCGGGTAGCGAGGCCTCTAAAAACGCTATTGTGGACACCCTTAAGGCGAGGGGTTTGAAGGAGGGTGTACACTTCACTGTTAATATAGTGGGCGCTGAACGTTACGAAATCCGCGTTACGAAAGAGGCATACGCCAAGGCCGTTGAGGCATTGGCGCAGAGCGGGCTGAGGGAGGGAGAACACTACTCCGTTTACGGCAAAAGGCGCGAAATCCGCGTCAGGGCGGAGCACAAAGACGCCGTCATAAACGCCTTGAAGGGGGCAGGGCTGGAGGAGGGCAAGGACTTCACGGTGAGAAGCGGTGGAGTTTATACAATCTACATCACTTACGACGGCCTTAGGGAGATTCAGCGCATGGCGCTGAATGGCGACTTGGAGGCTGAAAAGTTCATTAGGGAGCTTGAGGACGTGTTAAAGCGCAGACACGGCGATGATGCAGTGAAAAAGCTGATAGAGATTCTGACACCGGCGAGAGAGGAGGGGACTATAGATCTGCCACTAACGGTTTACGACGATAGGGGCAACTTAATCGCCCGCGTTGTAGATCTGAAGTACGAATTCGTGAAAGGAAAACGGAAGGGCAGACGGTCAACGGGCCAACCCGTAAACCAGTGCGCCGGGGAGGACTGCCGTCTGCGCGTTATTGTGGAGTACGAGGTAGGGGGAGAGAGGAGGCAATTGAAGATGGAGTGGTATTGGAGCAAGGTTCAGAAAAAGAAAGGTGAGACAACAGTCACGTACTTCTTCGAAATAGCGCGGCCAACGGTGAAGGACGATGTGGAAGTTGCCGTGCTGAAAACGCTAACAGGAAAGGCGAAGAGGGGCGAAGTATATCTCCTAGCTGACCAGCTAGACGCCCTGCGCCGGTTCAAACCGTTGAGGGACGCCGTAGATAAGTGGAGGGAGGGAAGGCCGCAAAAGGGCTCTACCAGCCGTCTTTAA
- the rnhB gene encoding ribonuclease HII translates to MIGGIDEAGRGPVIGPMVIAIVVGESDDMIKIGVRDSKRLSPGAREAVYEKILRVAACVNYVVIEPAEIDAYVSRGMLNALELKYTAQLINLCPAEYYYVDSPDVNPKRYESGLVFATGKRVIALHKGEAVPQVAAASIVAKVVRDRLIQLLKKEVGDFGSGYPSDPRTLQRLREGRMPSECIRWQWKTVGGRIGLGRNRHESGENPGDSRG, encoded by the coding sequence ATGATTGGCGGCATTGACGAAGCGGGCAGGGGTCCGGTTATCGGCCCCATGGTCATTGCAATTGTGGTAGGTGAGAGCGATGACATGATTAAAATAGGCGTGAGGGATTCCAAACGGCTCTCGCCTGGTGCCAGGGAGGCTGTGTATGAGAAGATCTTGAGAGTTGCGGCTTGTGTAAACTATGTAGTAATAGAGCCGGCGGAAATAGACGCCTACGTCTCCAGGGGCATGCTAAACGCCTTGGAGTTGAAATACACGGCGCAGTTAATTAATTTATGCCCAGCCGAGTATTACTACGTCGACTCCCCAGACGTTAACCCCAAGAGGTATGAAAGCGGGCTTGTCTTCGCCACGGGGAAGAGGGTAATCGCGCTGCACAAGGGGGAGGCGGTGCCCCAAGTGGCCGCCGCGAGTATTGTGGCTAAAGTGGTGAGAGACAGGCTTATACAATTGCTTAAAAAAGAAGTCGGCGATTTCGGCAGCGGATACCCCTCAGATCCCCGAACTTTACAGCGATTACGAGAGGGGAGAATGCCGTCTGAGTGTATAAGGTGGCAGTGGAAGACCGTTGGTGGCCGTATTGGGCTTGGGAGAAATCGGCACGAGAGTGGGGAAAATCCTGGCGACTCTCGGGGCTGA